One Prunus dulcis chromosome 8, ALMONDv2, whole genome shotgun sequence DNA window includes the following coding sequences:
- the LOC117638581 gene encoding uncharacterized protein LOC117638581, translating to MAFHTRSNSFPSRPHPIVQEVDECLRRLRSSEVTSTSSSSSISHKLSGLQDLHSCVDRLLQLPLTQQALAQEQNEKSTNELLDGSLRILDVCSSAKDALLQTKECVQDLQSIMRRRRGSESGALTTEVRKYLTSRKMVNKAIHKAMGNLKGSSFSSLNKDNETIVVVSTLRDVEAVTLSVFESLLSFISGPKSKPSSSWSLVSKIIHTKRVACEEETEANEFAQVDATLQSFIKTSKSDHKNADNQLDNLESCIQDQEEQLECLFRQFIKTRVSLLNILNH from the coding sequence atggctTTCCACACTCGCTCTAACAGCTTCCCTTCAAGGCCACACCCGATCGTTCAAGAAGTTGACGAATGTTTGCGTAGGCTGAGGTCTTCTGAGGTCACCtccacatcatcatcatcatcaataaGCCACAAACTAAGCGGTCTCCAAGATTTGCATAGTTGTGTTGACAGGTTGCTTCAGTTGCCCCTCACTCAACAAGCCTTGGCCCAAGAGCAGAATGAGAAATCTACTAATGAGCTATTAGATGGCTCTCTGAGGATCTTGGATGTTTGCAGCAGCGCCAAGGATGCCCTGTTGCAAACCAAGGAATGCGTGCAGGACCTTCAATCAATCATGCGAAGAAGGCGGGGAAGTGAATCCGGAGCACTCACAACTGAGGTCAGGAAATACTTGACCTCCAGGAAGATGGTGAATAAGGCAATCCACAAGGCTATGGGAAATCTCAAGGGATCCAGTTTCTCATCCCTTAACAAGGACAATGAGACTATTGTCGTTGTTAGCACGTTGAGAGATGTCGAGGCAGTCACTCTCTCAGTGTTCGAATCACTCCTGTCCTTCATCTCTGGCCCAAAGTCAAAGCCAAGCAGCAGCTGGTCATTGGTTTCCAAGATTATTCACACCAAAAGAGTAGCTTGTGAGGAAGAAACAGAAGCAAATGAATTTGCACAAGTGGATGCTACTCTGCAATCATTCATTAAGACAAGCAAATCTGACCACAAAAATGCAGACAACCAGCTCGACAATCTGGAGTCATGCATTCAAGATCAGGAAGAACAACTTGAGTGCCTTTTTAGGCAGTTTATCAAAACAAGAGTCTCCCTCCTCAACATCTTAAACCACTAG